The following coding sequences are from one Leptolyngbya sp. NIES-3755 window:
- a CDS encoding hypothetical protein (similar to AA sequence:cyanobase_aa:LBDG_27320) encodes MRNIFAIAVFTGFGWLGFSSSLQAATLIQDFEIVVDRITLPPGETVPPPSVPPLGTRGQGRLTFDTNQIQFGQISPFYEPRFVGYFTRQPTSVSIDFFGNRYTNLPVVRGPSPRDTPLFIFSRTEAGSYQLSSSDFGTFNPDGTGLGITGVAGSNPGYFVYLGAEDRVDGSVTFTRSEVIPEPTTIAGVPVAIALSWACHRRFKRRRIR; translated from the coding sequence ATGAGAAATATCTTCGCAATCGCAGTCTTTACTGGATTCGGTTGGCTTGGCTTCTCTTCATCGCTTCAAGCTGCCACGCTGATTCAAGATTTTGAAATTGTGGTCGATCGAATTACGCTTCCGCCCGGTGAAACGGTTCCTCCACCTTCGGTTCCACCCCTTGGAACGAGAGGGCAAGGTAGATTGACGTTTGATACCAATCAGATTCAGTTCGGTCAGATTTCTCCATTTTATGAACCTCGTTTTGTCGGCTATTTCACGCGCCAACCGACGAGTGTATCGATCGATTTCTTTGGCAATCGTTACACTAATCTTCCGGTTGTGCGCGGTCCATCTCCGCGAGATACTCCGCTCTTTATATTTAGTCGGACTGAAGCCGGAAGCTATCAATTAAGTTCTTCTGACTTCGGCACATTCAACCCCGACGGGACAGGTCTCGGAATTACGGGCGTTGCGGGTTCTAACCCTGGTTACTTCGTTTATCTTGGAGCTGAAGATCGGGTTGACGGCAGTGTGACCTTTACGCGATCGGAAGTGATACCGGAACCGACAACGATCGCAGGTGTTCCCGTCGCGATCGCGCTTTCGTGGGCATGCCACCGTCGATTCAAACGTCGAAGAATTCGTTAG